A region of Saimiri boliviensis isolate mSaiBol1 chromosome 8, mSaiBol1.pri, whole genome shotgun sequence DNA encodes the following proteins:
- the MEIG1 gene encoding meiosis expressed gene 1 protein homolog has protein sequence MASSDVKPKSISRAKKWSEEIENLYRFQQAGYRDEIEYKQVKQVSMVDRWPETGYVKKLQRRDNTFYYYNKQRECDDKEVHKVKIYAY, from the exons ATGGCTAGTTCCGACGTGAAACCAAAATCAATAAGTCGCGCCAAAAAATGGTCAGAAGAGATAGAAAATCTTTACAGATTTCAACAAGCGGGATATCGGGATGAAATTGAATATAAACAAGTGAAACAAGTTTCTATG GTAGACCGCTGGCCAGAGACAGGATATGTGAAGAAACTTCAGAGAAGGGACAATACATTCTATTACTACAACAAACAGAGGGAATGTGACGACAAGGAGGTCCACAAAGTGAAAATTTATGCTTACTAG